From one Acidobacteriota bacterium genomic stretch:
- a CDS encoding transcriptional repressor, with protein MTTPAENEFHSEREIFEAHIRKSGLRRTSQRDLILDIFLRTDDHLTMEDLYWLVQKEDPSVGQTTVYRTLKLLAEAGLAREVRFGDGKTYYEHHYNHEHHDHLICTECGEVIEFFSPEIEELQDKTAAEFGFRLTNHSLRMWGVCSECQSLSVEPFLTQTGAQPRVKVRSGIGNQS; from the coding sequence ATGACGACACCGGCCGAAAACGAGTTCCACTCCGAACGGGAGATCTTTGAGGCGCATATCCGGAAATCCGGATTGCGGCGGACCTCGCAGCGCGATTTGATTCTCGACATATTTCTCCGTACCGACGATCATCTGACGATGGAGGATCTGTACTGGCTCGTCCAGAAGGAAGATCCAAGCGTCGGCCAGACAACGGTTTACAGAACGTTGAAACTTCTCGCCGAGGCAGGGCTCGCGCGCGAGGTCAGGTTCGGTGACGGCAAGACCTACTATGAACACCACTACAACCACGAGCATCACGATCATCTGATCTGTACCGAGTGCGGAGAGGTGATCGAGTTCTTCTCGCCGGAGATCGAGGAACTTCAGGACAAGACAGCGGCCGAGTTTGGATTTCGGCTGACCAATCATTCGTTGCGGATGTGGGGCGTTTGCAGCGAATGCCAGAGTTTGTCCGTCGAGCCGTTCCTGACTCAGACCGGGGCCCAGCCGCGCGTGAAAGTTCGGTCCGGGATCGGAAATCAATCATAA